Proteins encoded together in one Mycobacterium noviomagense window:
- a CDS encoding S-methyl-5'-thioadenosine phosphorylase yields the protein MLAVIGGSGFYTFFGADARTIDVDTPFGATSAPITVGAVGEHEVAFLPRHGARHEYSAHTVPYRANMWALRKVGARRVFAPCAVGSLTPEYGPGTVVVPDQLLDRTHGRADTYFESGGVHASFADPYCPILRAAATSLPGVIDGGTMVVIQGPRFSTRAESRWYASAGCTLVNMTGYPEAILARELEICYAAIALVTDLDAGIDAGGGVKAVEVFSEFEKYIEPFKKLVHEAIDQVSPDLTCTQCPPHTGADLPFDLS from the coding sequence ATGCTGGCAGTGATCGGAGGCAGCGGCTTCTATACGTTTTTCGGCGCCGACGCGCGCACCATCGATGTGGACACCCCATTCGGTGCGACCAGCGCCCCGATCACCGTGGGCGCAGTCGGCGAGCATGAAGTCGCATTTCTGCCGCGCCACGGTGCACGCCACGAATACTCAGCCCACACGGTGCCGTATCGGGCCAACATGTGGGCGCTGCGCAAGGTCGGGGCGCGACGGGTCTTCGCGCCGTGCGCGGTCGGTAGCCTGACGCCCGAATACGGGCCGGGCACGGTGGTGGTGCCCGACCAGCTACTGGATCGCACCCACGGGCGCGCCGATACGTATTTCGAATCCGGCGGCGTGCACGCCAGCTTCGCCGACCCGTACTGCCCGATACTGCGGGCGGCAGCCACCAGCCTGCCCGGCGTGATCGACGGCGGCACCATGGTGGTGATCCAGGGTCCCCGGTTCTCCACCCGCGCGGAAAGCCGCTGGTATGCCTCGGCCGGATGCACTCTGGTGAACATGACGGGCTATCCAGAGGCGATCCTCGCGCGCGAACTCGAAATATGTTACGCCGCAATAGCTTTAGTCACGGACCTGGACGCTGGTATCGACGCCGGCGGCGGCGTCAAAGCCGTCGAGGTGTTCAGCGAATTCGAAAAGTACATCGAGCCGTTCAAAAAGCTGGTGCACGAGGCGATCGATCAGGTGTCACCCGACCTGACGTGCACGCAATGCCCGCCGCATACCGGTGCCGACCTGCCGTTCGACCTGTCGTAG
- a CDS encoding DUF7937 domain-containing protein codes for MSPPSQRPLVARESTRRWNIGRDVVAAVLLVIALFVPWNLYFGGGIPNGHGGAFVLLIAATVLSLGAIAVTYAGPWRLFGSRFNPVVVGRLRAWLNAPYGLLVFGVVVFEVVQTVRYGGSANVPSGVGPGAWLGIAGSLLSAQPVITGTATDDMKFRRWLQSARIVGYASIALASLSFLFNLFWRVKSALPGSSGSGFGKQNVAIIATAVIYGVVALVAVVVASRWILRRSRVSRLAIIALGASTLLAGLIVWSLPIGRDIDGFHGIAQNTSTAGVGFEGYLAWTAAAAIFAPLMLLMTMTASQADVWRAAARTGLLLIVVWSVASVVMRVTDIVVSLSLKLPYSPYNSAATAAFDLVTAVIAVWIYINLLNRALPAVLITSACAVLVVLTVSRIVVGIALAPRVAGASAGAANPIYGNNLAQQITSTFDVVLCLLAVCVLVVAVVTGRSAPTTRRPTRTAAPASDAKTTRLETGQAETTKLAGGGAAQRSPKPRIHRPAQDSSQQTSADKPKIYRGQEDSGDGGRT; via the coding sequence ATGTCGCCACCAAGTCAGCGACCGCTCGTGGCGCGTGAGTCGACGCGGCGGTGGAACATCGGCCGCGACGTTGTCGCCGCCGTGCTATTGGTGATTGCGCTGTTCGTACCGTGGAACCTGTACTTCGGCGGCGGCATCCCCAACGGCCACGGCGGCGCGTTTGTACTGCTGATCGCGGCCACCGTGCTGTCACTGGGAGCGATCGCGGTCACCTATGCCGGGCCGTGGAGGCTATTCGGCTCGCGTTTCAATCCGGTGGTGGTTGGCCGGTTGCGTGCTTGGCTCAACGCCCCATACGGGCTGCTGGTCTTCGGCGTCGTCGTGTTCGAGGTGGTCCAGACGGTTAGATACGGCGGCAGCGCCAACGTGCCGAGCGGCGTGGGCCCAGGCGCATGGCTGGGGATCGCCGGCTCATTATTGAGCGCTCAACCCGTGATCACCGGCACCGCAACGGACGACATGAAGTTTCGCCGCTGGCTACAGTCTGCCCGAATCGTCGGTTACGCCTCGATCGCCCTTGCGTCCCTTAGCTTTTTGTTCAACCTCTTCTGGCGGGTGAAAAGTGCTCTACCAGGCTCGAGCGGTTCTGGATTCGGTAAGCAGAATGTGGCGATCATTGCGACCGCGGTGATTTACGGCGTCGTCGCGTTGGTGGCAGTTGTCGTGGCGTCGCGGTGGATCCTTCGCCGCAGCAGGGTATCTCGCCTCGCAATCATCGCGCTCGGAGCCTCGACTCTACTGGCCGGACTGATCGTCTGGAGCCTGCCCATTGGCCGTGACATCGACGGATTCCACGGCATCGCCCAGAACACGTCCACCGCAGGGGTCGGCTTCGAGGGTTATCTGGCCTGGACGGCGGCAGCGGCTATTTTCGCGCCGCTGATGCTGCTGATGACCATGACGGCCAGCCAGGCCGACGTCTGGCGGGCCGCAGCGCGAACGGGCTTGCTGCTCATCGTGGTATGGTCCGTTGCTTCTGTGGTGATGCGGGTCACCGACATCGTGGTTTCACTGAGCCTGAAGCTGCCCTACTCGCCGTACAACAGCGCGGCCACCGCCGCGTTCGACCTTGTCACCGCGGTAATTGCGGTGTGGATTTACATCAATTTGCTCAACCGCGCTCTGCCTGCGGTCCTGATCACCTCGGCGTGCGCAGTTCTGGTGGTGCTCACCGTTTCTCGTATCGTGGTCGGCATCGCGCTGGCGCCCCGGGTGGCGGGTGCCTCCGCGGGGGCCGCCAATCCGATCTATGGCAACAATCTCGCGCAACAGATCACCAGTACCTTCGACGTCGTGCTCTGCCTACTGGCGGTTTGCGTCCTGGTCGTAGCTGTCGTGACCGGGCGGTCCGCGCCAACGACCCGCAGGCCGACTCGCACTGCTGCCCCCGCATCGGACGCGAAGACGACGCGACTGGAAACCGGGCAGGCCGAGACAACCAAGTTGGCAGGCGGTGGTGCCGCGCAGCGGTCACCCAAACCGCGGATCCATCGTCCGGCCCAAGACTCCTCGCAGCAGACAAGTGCTGACAAACCCAAGATTTATCGGGGACAAGAAGATTCAGGCGACGGCGGCCGGACGTGA
- a CDS encoding HTTM domain-containing protein, with translation MSEPEARQGPWVAAAEVWRRFWFRPQPAYTLGLVRIAFGALALGWTLSLLPDLYELFGPNGIQPQQPGGSFQWGVFAIWNSDRALLVGWAVLLVASLALTIGWRSRLAALGVFVLILSFQHRNPWVWNSGDLLVRLEALFLALSPCGAALSLDQRRSTGMFWSAQQRPQWPLRLMQLQVSLIYLASVSSKLNGSAWPEGTAVSYALRLQDMLLIPASHWLANNALLMNAATWGTLAVELSVAIFVWNRRLRPWALAAGVIMHISIMMAIAVGFFSLAMFVLYLAFVPPETVQRLPRSTKHMVTKLLPGRWRRNRLRHSGIHQSEGRVEAGSSRGELDYQTEAGNGTDRLGVNITGQRPTP, from the coding sequence ATGAGCGAACCGGAAGCCCGTCAGGGGCCGTGGGTGGCCGCAGCCGAAGTCTGGCGGAGGTTTTGGTTCCGACCGCAACCTGCCTACACCCTCGGTCTGGTCAGGATCGCGTTCGGCGCCTTGGCGTTGGGCTGGACGCTCTCTTTGCTGCCTGATCTGTATGAGCTGTTCGGCCCGAACGGGATCCAGCCGCAACAGCCCGGAGGAAGTTTTCAGTGGGGGGTTTTCGCAATCTGGAACAGTGACCGCGCATTGCTTGTCGGATGGGCGGTGCTGCTGGTTGCCTCACTCGCGCTGACGATCGGGTGGCGCAGTCGATTGGCGGCACTCGGCGTGTTTGTGCTGATCTTGTCGTTCCAACACCGCAACCCGTGGGTATGGAACTCCGGCGACCTCCTCGTTCGCCTTGAGGCGCTGTTCCTTGCCCTTTCGCCGTGCGGCGCGGCGTTGTCGCTCGACCAGCGACGCAGCACTGGAATGTTCTGGTCGGCACAGCAGCGCCCACAGTGGCCACTTCGATTGATGCAACTGCAGGTGTCGCTGATCTATTTGGCGTCGGTGTCGAGCAAGCTCAACGGCAGCGCCTGGCCCGAGGGCACAGCTGTGTCCTACGCGCTGCGATTGCAAGACATGCTGCTGATCCCCGCCTCGCATTGGTTGGCCAATAACGCGCTGCTGATGAACGCCGCCACGTGGGGCACGCTCGCCGTTGAGTTGTCGGTTGCGATCTTTGTGTGGAACCGCCGCTTACGACCATGGGCGCTGGCTGCGGGGGTGATCATGCACATCTCGATCATGATGGCCATTGCGGTTGGCTTTTTCAGCTTGGCGATGTTCGTGCTTTATCTCGCGTTCGTTCCTCCTGAGACGGTGCAACGTCTTCCGCGCAGCACCAAACACATGGTAACGAAGCTGCTTCCCGGGCGCTGGCGGCGTAATCGATTACGGCACAGCGGAATACATCAAAGCGAGGGGCGCGTCGAAGCGGGCAGTTCCCGTGGCGAACTCGATTACCAAACCGAAGCCGGCAATGGTACTGACCGCTTGGGTGTAAACATCACCGGGCAAAGGCCAACGCCATGA
- the menE gene encoding o-succinylbenzoate--CoA ligase — protein MLTGREPALVPVRAGDTLPALRIGEEIDDDIALVVTTSGTTGAPKGAMLTAGALRASASATHARLGGPGRWLLALPPYHIAGVQVLVRSVLAGTVPVELDVSAGFDVTELPSAVMQLGSGRRYASLVTAELAKALADQAATSALAELDTVLIGGGPAPRPVLDAAAAAGISVVRTYGMSETAGGCVYDGVPLEGVRLRIADDGRIVVGGATLAKGYRNPVDPDPFAEPGWFYTNDVGSLDDSGRLSVFGRIDEAISTGGLTVLPQPVEAALLTHPAVRDCAVFGVDDERLGQRVVAAVVVRQGCIAPTLDALRTHVAQALDVTAAPRELHIVDVLPMRGIGKVDRQALARRFGDDS, from the coding sequence GTGCTCACCGGCCGTGAACCCGCGCTGGTCCCGGTGCGCGCCGGAGACACGTTGCCCGCGTTGCGGATCGGCGAGGAGATCGACGACGACATCGCGCTGGTGGTGACGACGTCGGGAACCACCGGCGCGCCCAAGGGCGCGATGCTGACGGCCGGCGCGCTGAGAGCCAGTGCATCGGCCACTCATGCTCGTCTGGGCGGTCCCGGCCGCTGGCTACTGGCGCTGCCGCCGTATCACATTGCCGGCGTGCAGGTGCTGGTGCGCAGCGTACTGGCCGGCACGGTCCCCGTCGAGCTGGACGTCTCGGCAGGTTTCGATGTCACCGAACTACCCAGTGCAGTAATGCAATTGGGGTCAGGTCGGCGATATGCGTCGTTGGTCACCGCCGAACTGGCCAAGGCGCTGGCCGACCAGGCGGCGACCAGTGCCCTTGCCGAATTGGACACCGTGCTTATCGGCGGCGGTCCCGCACCGCGACCGGTCCTGGATGCCGCTGCGGCGGCCGGTATTTCGGTGGTGCGCACCTACGGGATGAGCGAGACTGCGGGCGGCTGTGTCTACGACGGTGTCCCGCTCGAAGGGGTGCGGCTGCGGATCGCGGACGACGGGCGCATCGTGGTCGGCGGCGCGACGCTGGCCAAGGGCTATCGCAACCCCGTCGATCCCGACCCATTCGCCGAGCCGGGCTGGTTCTACACCAACGACGTTGGCTCGCTCGATGATTCGGGGCGGCTCAGCGTGTTCGGCAGAATCGACGAGGCCATCAGCACCGGTGGGTTGACCGTGCTTCCGCAACCGGTGGAGGCTGCGCTGTTGACCCATCCGGCGGTGCGCGACTGCGCAGTCTTCGGGGTTGACGACGAGCGGCTGGGGCAACGGGTGGTTGCTGCGGTCGTCGTGCGCCAAGGGTGCATCGCGCCGACGCTGGACGCGCTGCGTACTCATGTCGCGCAGGCACTCGACGTCACCGCAGCACCGCGCGAGTTGCATATCGTCGACGTCTTGCCGATGCGCGGTATCGGAAAGGTGGACCGGCAGGCGTTGGCGCGCCGCTTCGGTGACGACTCGTGA
- a CDS encoding DUF3349 domain-containing protein produces MNRFLTSIVAWLRAGYPEGVPPTDYFPLLALLSRRLTNDEVKAVANELMERGEFDHIDIGATITQFTDDLPAAEDIERVRARLAAKGWPLDDVREGEGRG; encoded by the coding sequence GTGAACCGATTCCTCACCTCGATCGTCGCCTGGCTGCGCGCCGGCTATCCAGAAGGCGTGCCGCCGACCGACTACTTTCCGCTCCTGGCTCTGCTGTCACGACGGCTGACCAACGACGAGGTGAAGGCCGTCGCCAATGAACTGATGGAGCGCGGCGAGTTCGACCACATCGATATCGGTGCCACGATCACCCAATTCACCGATGACCTGCCGGCCGCCGAAGACATCGAGCGGGTGCGGGCGCGGTTGGCTGCCAAGGGCTGGCCGCTCGATGACGTCCGCGAGGGCGAGGGCCGCGGATAG
- a CDS encoding inorganic phosphate transporter yields the protein MSLDLFFLIIVVITALAFDFTNGFHDTGNAMATSIASGALAPRAAVALSAVLNLVGAFLSTAVAATIAKGLVDGHLVTLELVFAGLVGGIVWNLLTWLLGIPSSSSHALIGGIVGAMIAAVGGHGVIWSGLVSKVIIPAIVAAALAILVGAVGTWLVYRLTRGVPENRSEQGFRRGQIGSAALVSLAHGTNDAQKTMGVIFMALISYGAVSKSTTLPPLWVIVCCAVAIAAGTYFGGWRIIRTMGKGLVEIKPPQGMAAESSSAAVILLSASFGYALSTTQVATGSVLGSGVGKPGAEVRWGVAGRMVTAWLFTLPSAGIVGAITYVIVHAIGGYVGVLVGFALLSAVSLAIWLQARKVRVDHTNVNHEWEGSLTAGLDSASPPRDSDVVKPPPADTRPDSDTIPTTTTPAS from the coding sequence GTGAGTCTTGACTTGTTCTTCCTGATCATCGTGGTGATCACAGCACTCGCGTTCGACTTCACCAATGGGTTTCACGACACCGGCAACGCCATGGCCACCTCCATCGCCAGCGGCGCGCTGGCGCCGAGGGCGGCGGTGGCGCTTTCTGCCGTGCTGAATTTGGTAGGCGCGTTTCTGTCGACGGCCGTCGCCGCGACGATCGCCAAAGGTCTAGTCGACGGGCATCTGGTGACGCTGGAGCTGGTTTTCGCCGGCCTCGTCGGCGGTATCGTCTGGAACCTGCTGACCTGGCTGCTGGGCATTCCGTCCAGCTCCTCCCATGCGCTGATCGGCGGCATCGTCGGCGCCATGATCGCCGCGGTCGGCGGGCACGGGGTGATCTGGAGCGGCCTGGTGTCCAAGGTGATCATCCCGGCCATCGTGGCGGCGGCGCTGGCCATCCTGGTCGGGGCAGTCGGCACCTGGTTGGTCTACCGCCTCACCCGCGGGGTCCCCGAGAACCGCAGCGAACAGGGCTTCCGCCGCGGCCAGATCGGGTCGGCCGCATTGGTGTCGCTGGCCCACGGCACCAACGACGCGCAGAAGACGATGGGCGTGATCTTCATGGCGCTGATTTCCTATGGCGCGGTGAGCAAGTCCACCACCCTGCCGCCGCTGTGGGTGATCGTGTGTTGTGCCGTGGCGATCGCGGCCGGAACCTACTTCGGCGGCTGGCGCATCATCCGGACCATGGGTAAGGGGCTGGTGGAGATCAAGCCGCCGCAAGGCATGGCCGCCGAGTCGTCATCGGCAGCGGTCATCTTGCTGTCCGCGAGTTTCGGCTATGCGCTGTCCACCACGCAGGTCGCCACTGGGTCAGTTCTGGGCAGCGGGGTAGGCAAGCCCGGCGCCGAGGTGCGCTGGGGGGTGGCCGGCCGGATGGTGACAGCGTGGCTGTTCACGCTGCCGTCGGCGGGCATCGTCGGTGCGATCACCTACGTCATCGTCCACGCCATCGGCGGCTACGTCGGGGTACTCGTCGGCTTCGCGCTGCTGTCGGCGGTTTCACTGGCAATCTGGCTGCAGGCTCGCAAGGTGCGCGTCGACCACACCAACGTCAACCACGAGTGGGAAGGCAGCCTGACGGCAGGCCTCGACTCGGCGTCACCGCCCCGGGATTCCGATGTTGTGAAGCCACCACCGGCCGATACCCGGCCTGACAGCGACACCATCCCTACGACTACCACTCCAGCCTCATGA
- a CDS encoding VOC family protein — translation MEILASRMLFRPTDYQRSLSFYRDQIGLAIAREYGAGTVFFAGQSLIELAGYPTSERYPGPFPGALWLQVRDIHATQAELQSRGVPITREARREPWGLLEMHVTDPDGITLIFVQVPGDHPLRRDTRRNPLGEPEGNS, via the coding sequence ATGGAGATCCTGGCCAGCCGAATGCTCTTCCGGCCAACGGACTATCAGCGCTCGCTAAGTTTTTACCGCGACCAGATCGGCCTTGCGATCGCCCGCGAATATGGCGCTGGCACAGTCTTTTTCGCGGGCCAGTCACTGATCGAACTGGCCGGCTACCCGACCTCAGAACGCTACCCGGGCCCGTTCCCCGGCGCACTGTGGCTTCAGGTGCGCGATATTCACGCCACCCAAGCGGAGCTGCAAAGCAGAGGCGTGCCCATCACCCGCGAGGCGCGTCGCGAGCCGTGGGGGTTGCTCGAGATGCACGTGACCGACCCTGACGGCATCACGCTGATCTTCGTGCAGGTACCCGGCGATCACCCGCTGCGCCGCGACACCAGGCGCAACCCGCTAGGTGAACCCGAGGGGAACAGCTGA